In Acidimicrobiales bacterium, the DNA window AGCCGAGCACGGTCATCGCCACGGCCCAGCCGTCGTCGACCTCGCCGACCACGTCGCCGGCGGGCACCCGGGCGTCGGTGAAGAAGACCTCGTTGAAGTCGCTGCCGCCCGACATCATCCGGATCGGCCGGACCTCGACGCCGGTCTGGCGCATGTCCATGAGCAGCAGGGAGATGCCCTTGTGCTTGGGGGCGTCCGGGTTGGTGCGGCAGAGGACGAAGATGTGGTCGGCCACGTGGCCGGCCGAGGTCCAGACCTTCTGGCCGTTCACCCGCCACTCGTCGCCGTCCAGCACCGCGGTGGTGGTCAGGCCGGCGAGGTCCGAGCCGGCGCCGGGCTCGGAGTAACCCTGGCACCAGCGGTCCTCACCGGAGAGGATCCGGGGCAGGTAGTGCGCCTTCTGCTCGGGGGTGCCCCAGTGCAGCAGCGTGTTGCCCAGCAGGCGCATGCCGAAGCCGTCGGTCTGCACGCCGAGCGGCAGCCCCGCCCGGGTCAGCTCCTCGGCGGCGACGATGGCGTCCTCGATCGAGCGTCCGGCGCCGCCGTACTCGACCGGCCAGGTGATGCCGAGGAGCCCGTTGTCGTAGAGGACCTTGCGCCACCGCTCGAGGAACCCGTCGACCTCGTCGGGGTCGAGGGCGCCGACCCCTTGGAACCCGGTGGGGGCGTGCTCGGCGATGACGGCCCGCACCCGGTCGCGGAAGGGCCCCCCATCACTCGACACAAACCAACACTATCATGCGCAGAGACTCTGCCGTAGAGTGCGGCGGTGAACAACGACCGCTACCTCGGCGTCCGCAGCCTGCTCGAGACGCCGATCATGGACGACCGCAAGTGGGCGAAGCTGCCCGGCATCCCGACCGACGCGGTGCTCGTCGACCTCGAGGACAGCGTGCCGCCACCGCTGAAGGAGGCCGCCCGGACGCGGGTGGCGGCCGCCCTCCAGGACACCGGGTTCTTCGGCGGCCGGGTGCTCGTGGCCCGCTGCAACCACCTCTCCACCCCGTGGGGGCGGGACGATCTCCAGCTGCTGGGGGAGGCGGGGGTCACCTGCCTCGGCTACCCGAAGTGCGACTCGGCCGAGGACCTCCTCGAGGCCAAGGCGCTGTTGGCCGCCGCCGGCTCGACGCCCGACATCGTTGTCGGCATCGAGAGTGCCCTCGGCGTTGTGAACATGGCGGCGATCGCCCAGGTGGAGGGCGTGATCGGCATCGGCCTCGGCATCGGCGACCTGAGCGCCGATCTCGGCGTGCCCCTGTACGGGCCGGACGGCACCGTGAACGAGGCCTTCGCCGGCCCCCGCGCCCAAGTGGCGATGGTCGGCCGGGCGTTCGGCCTCCGGTCGTTCGACTTCCCGTACTCGCAGGACCTGCGGGATCTGGACGAGATCCGCCGCCAGCTCGAGCGCTCGCGGGCCATGGGCTACACGTCGGCGTCCACCTTCTATCCCCCGCACGTCGAGGTCATCAACGACGTGTTCAGCCCGTCGGCGGCCGAGCTCGAGGCGGCCGACGAGGTGATCGGCCTCTACGAGGCGGCGGTGGCCGACGGCGATCCGGCGGTGACGCTCCCGTCGGGGCGCACGATCCTGGTCCACGACTACCAGAAGGCCCAGGAGGTCCGTCGCCGTGCCGAAGCCTTCGCCCACACCGAGTAATCTCTGCGTATGATTGGTCGGATATGACCGAACCAGCCGGACCGCCCACCTTCGACGGGCTGAAGGTCGTCGAATTCGGCCAGATCATCGCCGGGCCCCTCGCCGGGACCTTGCTGGCCGACCTCGGCGCCGACGTCGTCCACGTCGAGGACCCGACCCACGGCGACCCCTCCCGGCAGATGGGCCCGGTCAAGGACGGGGTCTACCTCTGGTGGAAGGTGGCGGCCCGCAACAAGCGGTCGGTCACGCTCGACCTGCGCAGCGAGGAGGGCCAGGACCTGGCCCGCGAGCTGGTGGCCTGGGCCGACGTCGTCATCACCAACTTCCGGGTGGGGACGCTCGAGCGGTGGGGGCTGGACTGGCCCACCCTGCACACCGTCAACCCGACGCTGGTGATGCTCCAGGTCTCCGGCCACGGGGCCAACACCACCGATCGCGACCGACCGGGGTTCGGCAAGGTCGGCGAGGCCATGAGCGGTGTGGTCAACCTCACCGGCTTCGCCGACGGGCCCCCGGTCCACACCGGGTTCTCCCACGGTGACACCGTCACAGCGCTCATGGGGGCCTTCGCCATCAGCGCCGCGCTCCACCGCCGCCACGAGCCGGACTTCGCGGGGGAGTGGATCGACCTCGCGCTGTTCGAGAGCCTGTTCCGGCTGATCGAGTGGCAGGTGATCGTGCACGACCAGCTCGGCGTGGTGCCCCAGCGCGCCGGCAACCAGCTGGCCATCGCTCCTGGCGCGGTGGTCAACACGTTCCTGACCGCCGACGACCAGTGGCTGACGGTGACGTCGGCCACCCCCCGGTCGGTGACCAACGTGGCCAAGCTGCTCGGCCTGCCCGTCGAGGAATTCACCACGCCGCAGCAGCAGGCGGCCCGTGGCGCCGAGCTCGACGCCGGGCTGCGCTCGTGGATCGCGGGCCAGACGCTGGACGAGTGCCTGGCCCGGATGGCCGACCTGGAGGTCGTCGCCTCGCCCATCTTCTCGATGGCCGACATCGTGGCCAGCAAGACCTACGAGGAACGGGAGGCCATCGTGACCGTCGACGACGTCGACCTCGGCCCGATCCGCATGCCCAACGTGGTGCCCAAGCTGGCCAACCACGGCGGCCGGGTGTGGCGCTCCGGGCCGCAGTTGGGGGAGGACAACGAGCGCGTCTACCGGGAGCAGCTCGGCCTCACGCCGGAGCGCTTCGACGCCCTGAAGACGGCGGGGACGATCTGATGGGCCGCCTCGACGGCAAGGTGTGCCTGATCACCGGCGGCGCCCGGGGCCAGGGCGCGGCCGAAGCGGCCCGCTTCGTCGAGGAGGGCGCGGTGGTCTACATCACCGACTTCCGCGTCGAGGCCGGACAGGAGACCGCGGCGGCAACCGGCGCGGTGTTCCTCGAGCACGACGTCACCGACCCCGACCGCTGGGCGGAGGTGGTCGGCCGGATCGTCGAGGACACCGGTCGAGTCGACGTCCTGGTCAACAACGCCGGGATCTTCCGGAAGCTCTCGCTGACCGAGACCACCGCCGAGATGTGGCACCGCATCGTCGGCGTCAACCAGACCGGCGTGTTCCTCGGCATGCACGCCGTCTCGGCGCCGATGATCGAGCAGGGCAGCGGCTCGATCATCAACATCTCGTCGATCGCCGGCCTCGAGGGCAGCGGCGCCTTCGCCTACGGCGCCACCAAGTGGGCCGTCCGGGGCATGACCAAGAACGCCGCGCTCGACCTCGGCCCCCACGGCATCCGGGTCAACTCGATCCACCCCGGGATCATCGTCACCGACATGATCGCCGGCCTCCCCCTGGAGGAGGCGGCGCTGACCGTGCCCTTGCGCAAGAACGGGAGCCCCGAGGACGTCGCCGACCTCGCCCTCTGGCTCGCCTCCGACGAGAGCCGCTACACCACCGGCGCCGAGATCACCGTCGACGGCGGCCTGACGGCCTGAAGCGGCGGCGGTCGCCGACTCGGGCCGTCAGCGCGGGGTGTGCTCGAGTCGGACTCAATCCCAGTCGGTGCTTCGGTCCACCTCGAGCTGGATCAGCTCGATGGCGCCGTCGGCGGCGAGTTGTCCGACCACGGTGAACACGGGGACGAGGATCCCAACCGCGGTCAAGATCCGGTACTCGCCTCGACCGGCGATCAACTCGGCCAGGGTGTCCCACTCGCTCGCGACCTGGTCGACGATCCGCACGAGCTCGTACACGAGAAAATCGTGCGCCGACGGCGCCCCGTTCCGTCCCCGCTCGGGCGGGAACTGGGCGTCGAGATCGTCGAAGAACGAGGCAGCGATGCGGACCGGTCGACGGTCCGGCGTCACCTCGGGGGGGACTCGGTGTCGATCCTTTGCTGGACGCGCTCGCGCACGCGAGCGAGGTGCTCGGGCGGAACGTCGTCGAGATCCTTCACCAGGCTGGCCTGGAACAGCGCATCGACGTCGGCGGGATCCATCTCGTCCAACTCGGCGGCGGTCCAGATCTTCCGTGCCATCGCCCCACTGTAACCCCGGAAGCCAGCCGCCTCACGAACAACATCAAAAAATATTGAAATTTATTGAAATCTATTCCGTTCCGTGAACGAGCGAACCCGGCCCTCTTCGGTGATGAGGGCAGGGCGGAGGTGGTGGACCCGGGCGGAGCCCGTCGTGGCGGTGGCGCCGGCGTCGACCACCAGGCAGTGGCCGGTGACGTAGCGGGACTCGGGGCCCGACAGGTAGAGGACGGCGTCGGCGATGTCCTGGGCGGTGCCGGCGGTTCCCAGTAGCGACTCCGACGCGATCTGCTCCTCCGCGCGCTCCATGGCCGAGCGGTCGCCGGCGATGGCGTAGGCGCTCAGCGGCGTGGCCATCACGCCGGGGGCGACGGCGTTGACCCGGATGCCGTGGGGGCCGAGCTCGGACGCCGCGGAGCGGGTCAGGCCGATGACGGCGTGCTTGGCCGTCGTGTAGGCGTGGGGGCCGATGCCGCCCTGGAGGCCGGCGATGCTGGCGACCGAGACGATGGTGCCCGATCGCTGCGGCACCATCACCCGGGCGGCGTGCTTGATGCCGTGGAAGGCACCGTTGACGAGCACGTCGACGGTGCGGCGCCAGTCGCCGGCGTCCTGCTCGGCGATCGGGCCGACGGCGCCGAGGATGCCGGCGTTGTTGACCATGACGTCGAGCCCGCCCAGCTCGGCGACGGCGACGTCCACCGCGGCGGCGACGTCCTCCTCCCGGCTCACGTCGGTGCGGGCGAACAGCCACGTGCCGTCCGGCCAGAGGTCGGGCTCGGGCTCGTGCAGGTCGGCGACCACGACGCGGGCCCCCTCGGCGACGAACGAGGCGACGGTCGCCGCCCCGATCCCGCTCGAACCGCCGGTGACGACGGCGACCTTGCCGTCGAGCCGCCCGCTCACGCCAAGACCCTGTGCTCGACGGCGCTGCGGAGGTCGCGATCGCTCGACCCGCCGGTGACCACGGCGACCCTGCCGTCCCGGCGGCCGGTCACACGGGGTCCTTGCGGCCGAGGGCGGGGCGGAGGTCACGCCACTGGCGGACCATGCCGCGCACCCACCGGCCGTGGTCGCTCGACTTGCGTTGGAGGAAGAGCTCGACCTCGGGGTGGGTGAGGATGATCGTGTCCTCGGCTTGGATGCCGGCCAGGATGCGCTCGGCTGCCTCGGCCGTGCTCATGACGTCGACCCCGCCCACGTCGGCGCCGTCGACCTCGTCGCCGGCGAAGACCGCGAGCATCTGGGTGTCGACGCCGGCCGGGCACACGGTGGACACCCGCACCCCGTCGTCGCGGTAGGTGATGGCCAGCCACTCGGCCAGGCCCACGGCGGCGTGCTTGGTGGCGCTGTAGGCGGCGTCGCCCATCGCCGTGAGCAGGCCCGCGACGGAGGCGGTGGTGACGAGGTGGCCGTCGCCCCGGGCCCGCCACGCGGGCAGCAGGTGCCGGGCCGCCCAGACGTGGGCCATCGTGTTGACCCGCCAGGCCCGGTCCCACACGTCGTCGTCGGTGAACGGGTCCGACAGCGTGGCGATGCCGGCGTTGGAGAAGTAGAGGTCGATGGTGCCGTCGGCGGCCGACACCTCCTCGATCAGCGCCCGCACCGAGGCCTCGCGGCCGACGTCGCAGCCCCGACCGACGGCCACGTCCGAGCCGGTGGACCGGTTGACCTCGGCCGCCACCCGCTCGGCGGCGGCCTGGTCCAGGTCCGCGCACACCAGGCGCCGCGGGCGTTCGGCGGCGAACCGGTGGGCACAGGCGGAGCCGATGCCGCCGGCCGCTCCGGTGATCACGACGACCCGGTCGGTGAGCTCCACGTCAGGGCGCCGGGACGATGTCGAGGTGCAGCGCGAGCAGCCCGTGGAGGAGGAAGCTCTCGTTGTACCGGAAGTCGTTGGTGTCGGCCAGGGTGTACGAGTCGAGGCGCCGGCTCAGCTCCTCGAGGGCCACCCGCAGCTCCAGTCGGGCCAAGCGGGCCCCGAGGCAGAAGTGCGTCCCCTTGCCGAAGGCGAGGTGGTCGCCGAGGCCGTCCCGTTCGGGGTCGAACCGCTCCGGGTCGGCGAACACCGCCTCGTCCCGGTTGGCCGAGGCGTAGGTGACGACGAGGCGGCGACCCTTGGGGATCAGCACGCCGCCGAGCTCGACGTCGCGGGTCGCGGTCCGGTGGAACCCCTGCACCGGGGACGACAGGCGGAGCGACTCCTCGACGATCGTCGGGATCCGGGCCGGATCGGCCTTGACCTCGGCCCAGTGCTCGGGGTGGTCGGCCAGGTGCCGCATCAGCGCGGTCAGGGCCTTGGTCGTGGTCTCGTTGCCGCCCACGATGAGCTGCTGCACGACGCCCAGGACCTCGGCGGTGGAGAGCGGGCGGGTGTCGGTCACCTCGGGGTCGTCCTGGTCGATCCGGGCCTCGAGCAGGGAGGTGAGCAGGTCGTCCTGCGGACGGGCCCGGCGCTCGTCGAGCTCGACCTCGAGGTGGCGTTGCAGGTCGTTGATGCCCCGCTCGGCCGCGACCAGGTCGTCGACGGTGGCGCCGTCGCCGAAGCCCACGATGGCGTCATCGGACCAGCGCTTGAAGTCGGCCATGAGGTGGTGCGGGATGTTGAGGGCGTCGGCGATGACCTCCACGGGGAGGGGCACGGCGAAGTCCTCGACGAACTCGATCCGCTCCCGGTCGATCCACGAGTCGATGAGGCGGGTGGTGATGGCCCGGACGCTGGGCTCCCGGGCGGCGATCGCACGAGGGGAGAACGCCTTCGACACCAGGCGGCGGTGGCGGGTGTGGTCGGGGGCGTCGGCCGCGATCAACATGGCCAGGCGGGGGTGGCCCTCGTCCTGGGCCGCCTTGACCCGGGCCAGGTCCTCCCGGGTGAGCGGCATGAGCGCCCGGGTCCGGCGCGAGGAGAAGGTCTCGGGGTGCCGCAGCACCTCCAGCACCAGGTCGTGACGGGTGACCAGGTACTCCTGGCTGGCCTCGATCCAGGCCACGGGCTCCTCGGCCCGCATCCGCTCGTAGTGCGGGTGGGGGCACTGGCGGGTCTCGGGGTCGGTGGGGTCGAAGGTCACGGCGCCTCCGGTGTCGGGTCGGTGGTGGGGAAGTCCTGCTCGGCCTGCTGGTCGAGCGCGGCTTCGAGGGCGTCGGTGTCGAGCGCCTGCAGCGCGACGGTGGCGTCGCCGAGCACCGTCCCGAAGCGCCCGCGCAGCAGCTCCTCGGCGCGGGCGAACTGCTCGCGGCCGGCATCGGTGGCGACGAAGGACACGCCCCGGCGGTCCGCGGGGGACGCCTCCCGCTCGATCCAGCCCTGGCGCTCGAGCCCCGTGGTCAGCGCCGACATGGCGGGTCGACTGACCGCGCTGTAGCGGGCCAGCTCGAACGCCCGTTGCGGTCCACGGACCACGGCGTTCAGCGCGCGGTACTGGGGCAGTGACAGCCCGACCTCGTCCAGCGCCTGCTGGGCGATGCGGGCCAGGCGGATCACGGTCCGGATGGCGTCCGTGAGGTCGGCCGGGTCGGTGCGGTCGGTGGGGTCGGTGGGGTCGGTCACGCCGGCAGCCGGGCCTCGCGCAGCGCCGAGCGGCGCACTTTGCCGGAGTCGTCGCGCAGCGGCTCGTCCACGAGCTCGAAGCTGCGAGGGACCTTGTAGCCGACCAGGCGTTCCCGGACGTGGGCTGCGAGCTCGTCGGCGGTGACGCCGTCGGCCTCGACGATGGCGTGGACGGTGTTGCCGAGGTCCTCGTCGGGCAGGCCGATCACCGCGCACGAGCGCACCTGCGGGTGGGACTCGACGGCGGCCTCGACCTCGGCGGGGAAGACGTTGCGGCCGCCGCACAGGATCATGTCCGTGCGCCGGTCGCCGAGGTAGAGGTAGCCGTCCTCGTCGACCCGGCCCATGTCGCCGATGCTCTCCCAGCCGTCCTCGGTCCGCCGGGCGTCGGCGCCGACGTAGCGGTAGGAGGTGCCCGGGCCGGTCGGCGGCATCATGAACACCTCGCCCATCTCGCCGGTCGGGACCTCGTCGAGGGTCTCGGGGTGCAGGATCCGGAGCTGCGACCCGCCCACGGGCCGACCCACGGAACCGGGGTGCTCCAGCCACTCGGACCCGGTGATGTGGGTGCCGCCGATGCGCTCGGTCGAGCCGAAGGTCTCGTGCATGACCTCCGGGCCGAGCCACTCGATCCACCTACGCATCAGCCACGGCGGGCAGGGCGAGCCGGAGGTGAGCACGAACTCGAGGCTCGACACGTCCCGGGCCAGGCGCTCCTCGTCGGGGAGGCGGGCGATGCGCAGCATCATGGTGGGGACGAGCGTCATCTTGTCCGGGCGGTGCCGCTCCACCCGCCGCAGGCACTCGGCGGCGTCGAAGCGGGGGAGCACGACCGCCGTGGCCCCGGCCAGCACCGAGCGCCAGGCCGTGGCGTAGGGGATCCCGTGGTAGAGGGGTCCGGTCACCAGGATCGCCCGCTCGGCGATGAGCATCCCGAGCGGCGACTCGGGATCGAACATCGCCGGCTCGACGCTGCAGATGAGCTTGGGTCGCCCGGTGCTGCCGCCCGAGGCCAGCGCCCGCTCGATCGCCGAGGTCCGGTCGGGGTGGGGGCCGTCGTCCAGGGTGGGCTCCGGCGCGAAGCCGGCGGGCACCGCAGGCCGCCCGGCCGCATCGGCCGGCTCTACGCCCACCACCAGGGCGGGATCGGCGCGCTCGATGATCGCCTGCCGCTCGGGCCCCGGGAGTCGGGGCGAGACGATGTTGGGCGTGGCCCCCAGCTTCCAGGTGGCGAGGCAGGCCACGAACCACTCCGGGCTGTTGGGCAGCGCGATGGTGACCATGTCGCCCTCACCCACGCCCCGGTCGGCGTAGGCCCGGGCCGTGCGGTTGGCGGCGCGCTCGAGCTCGCCGCGCGTGAGCGTCGCGTCGGGCGACCCGTCGGCGCCGCCGGCGCAGATGACGGCCACCGCGTCCGGGTCGGCCTCCGCCACGAGGCGGAAGGCGGCGGGGAACGAGCGGGCGGTCACCGGTCGATCCGGAAGCCCGGCAGGTTGACCGTTCCCCGGTCGATCCACGAGACGATCACCCGGGCGCCGATCTCGAGGCCCGAGTGCGGGTCGTCGGGGTCGACGTCGACGATGTGGGTCATCAGCCGGAACCCCTCGTCGACGTCGACCCACGACACCACGTAGGGCACGAGGTCGAGGAACGACGGGTGCAGGCTGCGGCGCACCACCGAGAAGCTGTAGATCGTCCCGGTGCCGGCGGAGGTGCGCCAGCTCAGCTCGGTGCTGGTGCAGTGGGTGCAGTGGGCGCGGGGGTAGAACACGACCCCCTCGCACGCGTCGCACACCTGGAAGCGGAGCTCGTGCTCCTTGGTCGCCTCCCAGAAGGGCTCGGTGTCGGGCTCGGGGAACCTCGGCAGCACCCGGCGGGGCTCCTCGGGCGCAGCGGTGGTGTCGGTGACGTCGGGCGTGTCGGCCACGTCAGTCCCTCCCCAGCACGACGGTGCCGGACGCGTAGCGGCGGTTCAGGGTCCCGCCGGTGCCGTGGGCGATGGCGAGGCGGGCATCGGGCACCTGGGCCGTGGATTGGCCCCGGAGCTGGCGGGTGGCCTCGATGAGCAGGAAGATCCCGCGCTGGCCCGGGTGGTTCGACGAGAGGCCGCCGCCGTCGGTGTTGAGGGCCAGGCCGGGCGTGTCGAAGTTGAGCCCGCCGTTCTCGACCAGGCCGCCGCCCTCGCCCTTGGCGCAGAACCCGAGGTCCTCCAGGGCGCTCATGACGGTGATGGTGAACGAGTCGTAGACCATGGCCACGTCGATGTCGGCCGGGGTGACGCCGGCCTGCCCGAACGCCGCGGGCCCCGACCGGGTGGCCGCGGTCACCGTGATGTCGCCGCCGTTGGTCCGGTGCCCGGTGGCCTCGCCCGTGCCGAGCACCCACACCGGGTCGGTGCGACAGCCGCGGGCCACGTCTTCCCTGGCCAGGATCACCGCCCCGCCGCCGTCGGAGATCATGCAGCACTCGAGGTGGTGCAGCGGGTCGGCGATCATCGTCGAGGACAGCACCTGGTCGACGGTGATCTCGTTGGGCCCGTGCCGGAGCCCGAGGTCCTCGATGGCCTTCACCGCGTCCGGGTTGCGGACGGCGTGGTGGCGGGCGGTGACGGCGATCTCGGCCAGCTGCTCGCTCGTCGTGCCGTGCTGGTGCATGTACCGCCGGGCGACCTGCGCGTAGTCGGCCACCAGCGTCGTCCCCCAGCAGTCCTCCATGTTGGAGATGGGGTTCGGCGGGCCGAGCTCGCTGTAGCGGGCGCCGGTGCCGATGTCCGAGGCACCGCTCTTGGCCACGGCGCCGTAGCTCAGGAGGGCCACGCTGGCCGCGCCCGTGCCGAGGGCCCGGGCGGCGTGGGCCACCTGGAACTCGAACGAGCTGCCCCCGACGGTGGTGGTGTCGACGACCTTCAGCTCGTCCAGGCCGAAGTACTCGGGCATGTGCAGGCCCGGCCAGAGGATCCCGTCGCCGTCGTCGTAGAGCGCGTCGACGTCCTTCCACGTCAGCCCCGCGTCCTCGAGCGCCCGTGCGGCCGAGTGCGCCTTGATGTGCAGCGGGGTGACCGTGCCGTGGGTGTGGCGGGACGGGTACTCGTGGATCCCGACGATGGCGACCCGGGACGTGGCCATCAGCCGGCCTCGTCCAGGCGGCGCCGACCCTCGACCGTCGGTCGGAAGGCGCGGGGGATCTCGGCGAAGACGTCGTCGAGCTCCCACGGGCCGGCGGAGACCAGCTGGCGCTGGATCTCGGGGTTGCTCCAGAGCGAGATGCGGTACTCCTGGACGCCGAGGATCCGACCGGTCAGCCAGCCGGACTCCTCGCTGGCCAGGTAGACGATGGCGGGGACGATGGCGTCGGGCGAGCGGCGGGGGTCGTCGTCGTCCAGCCGTCCACCGGTGGCCTTCAGCTCGGCGACGGCGTCGGCGGGGAGGGTGGCGGTCATGCGCGTCGCCGCACCGGGGGAGATGCAGTTGGCGGTGACCCCGTACTTGGCCAGGGCGTTGGCGCAGGAGAAGGTGAACCCGACGATGCCCATCTTGGCGGCGGCGTAGTTGGGCTGGGACGGGGCGCCGTGGAGGCCGGCGATCGAGGTGAAGTTGATCAGCCGGTGATCGCCCGCACCTCGCGAGCGCCAGTGGGCGGCGGCGAACTTCGTGGT includes these proteins:
- a CDS encoding acyl-CoA dehydrogenase family protein; the encoded protein is MSSDGGPFRDRVRAVIAEHAPTGFQGVGALDPDEVDGFLERWRKVLYDNGLLGITWPVEYGGAGRSIEDAIVAAEELTRAGLPLGVQTDGFGMRLLGNTLLHWGTPEQKAHYLPRILSGEDRWCQGYSEPGAGSDLAGLTTTAVLDGDEWRVNGQKVWTSAGHVADHIFVLCRTNPDAPKHKGISLLLMDMRQTGVEVRPIRMMSGGSDFNEVFFTDARVPAGDVVGEVDDGWAVAMTVLGYERGENTATEIIRFEAECDRLIALARERGRADDPVIRQRVARSYTKVQIMRYLGEQVKADLLAGRAPGPGASINKLLWSEHHQEITELAMDLLGPDGLAPTGHAPLIVFGPDDATAPNSTASWATIFLNARAGTIYAGTSEVQRTIVAERVLGLPKEPR
- a CDS encoding CoA transferase, with the translated sequence MTEPAGPPTFDGLKVVEFGQIIAGPLAGTLLADLGADVVHVEDPTHGDPSRQMGPVKDGVYLWWKVAARNKRSVTLDLRSEEGQDLARELVAWADVVITNFRVGTLERWGLDWPTLHTVNPTLVMLQVSGHGANTTDRDRPGFGKVGEAMSGVVNLTGFADGPPVHTGFSHGDTVTALMGAFAISAALHRRHEPDFAGEWIDLALFESLFRLIEWQVIVHDQLGVVPQRAGNQLAIAPGAVVNTFLTADDQWLTVTSATPRSVTNVAKLLGLPVEEFTTPQQQAARGAELDAGLRSWIAGQTLDECLARMADLEVVASPIFSMADIVASKTYEEREAIVTVDDVDLGPIRMPNVVPKLANHGGRVWRSGPQLGEDNERVYREQLGLTPERFDALKTAGTI
- a CDS encoding glucose 1-dehydrogenase, which produces MGRLDGKVCLITGGARGQGAAEAARFVEEGAVVYITDFRVEAGQETAAATGAVFLEHDVTDPDRWAEVVGRIVEDTGRVDVLVNNAGIFRKLSLTETTAEMWHRIVGVNQTGVFLGMHAVSAPMIEQGSGSIINISSIAGLEGSGAFAYGATKWAVRGMTKNAALDLGPHGIRVNSIHPGIIVTDMIAGLPLEEAALTVPLRKNGSPEDVADLALWLASDESRYTTGAEITVDGGLTA
- a CDS encoding glucose 1-dehydrogenase, coding for MSGRLDGKVAVVTGGSSGIGAATVASFVAEGARVVVADLHEPEPDLWPDGTWLFARTDVSREEDVAAAVDVAVAELGGLDVMVNNAGILGAVGPIAEQDAGDWRRTVDVLVNGAFHGIKHAARVMVPQRSGTIVSVASIAGLQGGIGPHAYTTAKHAVIGLTRSAASELGPHGIRVNAVAPGVMATPLSAYAIAGDRSAMERAEEQIASESLLGTAGTAQDIADAVLYLSGPESRYVTGHCLVVDAGATATTGSARVHHLRPALITEEGRVRSFTERNRFQ
- a CDS encoding SDR family oxidoreductase is translated as MELTDRVVVITGAAGGIGSACAHRFAAERPRRLVCADLDQAAAERVAAEVNRSTGSDVAVGRGCDVGREASVRALIEEVSAADGTIDLYFSNAGIATLSDPFTDDDVWDRAWRVNTMAHVWAARHLLPAWRARGDGHLVTTASVAGLLTAMGDAAYSATKHAAVGLAEWLAITYRDDGVRVSTVCPAGVDTQMLAVFAGDEVDGADVGGVDVMSTAEAAERILAGIQAEDTIILTHPEVELFLQRKSSDHGRWVRGMVRQWRDLRPALGRKDPV
- a CDS encoding cytochrome P450; translated protein: MTFDPTDPETRQCPHPHYERMRAEEPVAWIEASQEYLVTRHDLVLEVLRHPETFSSRRTRALMPLTREDLARVKAAQDEGHPRLAMLIAADAPDHTRHRRLVSKAFSPRAIAAREPSVRAITTRLIDSWIDRERIEFVEDFAVPLPVEVIADALNIPHHLMADFKRWSDDAIVGFGDGATVDDLVAAERGINDLQRHLEVELDERRARPQDDLLTSLLEARIDQDDPEVTDTRPLSTAEVLGVVQQLIVGGNETTTKALTALMRHLADHPEHWAEVKADPARIPTIVEESLRLSSPVQGFHRTATRDVELGGVLIPKGRRLVVTYASANRDEAVFADPERFDPERDGLGDHLAFGKGTHFCLGARLARLELRVALEELSRRLDSYTLADTNDFRYNESFLLHGLLALHLDIVPAP
- a CDS encoding MarR family transcriptional regulator — its product is MTDPTDPTDRTDPADLTDAIRTVIRLARIAQQALDEVGLSLPQYRALNAVVRGPQRAFELARYSAVSRPAMSALTTGLERQGWIEREASPADRRGVSFVATDAGREQFARAEELLRGRFGTVLGDATVALQALDTDALEAALDQQAEQDFPTTDPTPEAP
- a CDS encoding AMP-binding protein, giving the protein MTARSFPAAFRLVAEADPDAVAVICAGGADGSPDATLTRGELERAANRTARAYADRGVGEGDMVTIALPNSPEWFVACLATWKLGATPNIVSPRLPGPERQAIIERADPALVVGVEPADAAGRPAVPAGFAPEPTLDDGPHPDRTSAIERALASGGSTGRPKLICSVEPAMFDPESPLGMLIAERAILVTGPLYHGIPYATAWRSVLAGATAVVLPRFDAAECLRRVERHRPDKMTLVPTMMLRIARLPDEERLARDVSSLEFVLTSGSPCPPWLMRRWIEWLGPEVMHETFGSTERIGGTHITGSEWLEHPGSVGRPVGGSQLRILHPETLDEVPTGEMGEVFMMPPTGPGTSYRYVGADARRTEDGWESIGDMGRVDEDGYLYLGDRRTDMILCGGRNVFPAEVEAAVESHPQVRSCAVIGLPDEDLGNTVHAIVEADGVTADELAAHVRERLVGYKVPRSFELVDEPLRDDSGKVRRSALREARLPA
- a CDS encoding Zn-ribbon domain-containing OB-fold protein, which translates into the protein MADTPDVTDTTAAPEEPRRVLPRFPEPDTEPFWEATKEHELRFQVCDACEGVVFYPRAHCTHCTSTELSWRTSAGTGTIYSFSVVRRSLHPSFLDLVPYVVSWVDVDEGFRLMTHIVDVDPDDPHSGLEIGARVIVSWIDRGTVNLPGFRIDR
- a CDS encoding SDR family NAD(P)-dependent oxidoreductase, yielding MGRLDGRVAVITGAGQGIGAATARRLAAEGAHVVVADLGVGLDGSGGDPELAIGVVDDIVAAGGNAVARAVDVTDHQACADLVDFTVDAFGTLDVLVNAAGILRDRMVFNMAEEEWDAVIDVHLKGCFNTTKFAAAHWRSRGAGDHRLINFTSIAGLHGAPSQPNYAAAKMGIVGFTFSCANALAKYGVTANCISPGAATRMTATLPADAVAELKATGGRLDDDDPRRSPDAIVPAIVYLASEESGWLTGRILGVQEYRISLWSNPEIQRQLVSAGPWELDDVFAEIPRAFRPTVEGRRRLDEAG